The following nucleotide sequence is from Candidatus Margulisiibacteriota bacterium.
CCGTTTAGGACGTACTGGGCTAGACTTTATGGAATACGCAAAACCTGGTGACATTAAAAAGAAATGTTCACCTAATGCAATAATAACCTTTCAAGAATATTTAGAAGATTATGCTTCACCAAAAACGAAAAAAATTGGAGAACAAACTATTGCCGAAGCTTTACGAAATCTTCCTGATGACAAAATACGAGAATTTGCGATGAACTCTCTCCAGAAAATCAAAGACGGACAACGAGATATTTTCTGCTAACAGCTAATTAATTCTTCCCCTATCAATTTGAGCCAACATTTTTTTATGTTTCTGTGTAGCTATTATAGATTGAATCTCTTTAGCATATGACGAATACCTTTTTATAAAAAACTTACAGGCAGAATTAACGGACAGTTGAAAACATTCCGCTTGTGAATCATTTGCATAATCAACCAATTGGGCTAACATCTCCGTAATCTGTGTTGGGTTATCATGTCCTTGGTTATAAACAACATTTATTAATACGCCTATTTTAAATATAGCTAAATGATTTGCATATCCATAAGACTCTTCATACTCATTTTTAGGAGGAAGAGTCGTTAAAATATCATCAATGATATCAGTCACGCTCTTCTGGCTAAGCTCGGATAAATTATCAATAATACTCTTATATTTTAAATAAACATTATACAGTAATGTTGGAACTGCAAGCTCTAAATCATTATTCTGCTCCAACCAAGAAACTAAAGTATTATAATCAAAGGCAGAATGATTCCAAGCAACCAAGCCATTTTCTAACACTATATTATTAAAAGAAATGATTTTATAGTTCATACTTAATATATCGCTCATAATTTTTAATTTTCCCGACTATTTACACTAAATAATCGAATTGCTTTTGAAGCTTAAAAATATTACTATGATTGGATGAATCTTACTGATGAAGAATTATTAAAACCTGAAAGGATTATAGCGCTGAACAATTACTTCACTTATACGCAAAATAAATCATGAACGAAACACCTAAAGGGAACAGAATTCACATTGCCATTTTTGGAAAAAGAAATGTTGGTAAATCATCTTTTCTAAACTCTATGCTTGGACAGCCCATGTCTATTGTTTCCGAAATACCAGGAACTACAACTGACCCAATAGAAAAAGCTTACGAGCTTCAACCAATTGGTCCAGTTCTACTGATAGACACAGCAGGTTTAGATGACGAAGGCGAACTAGGCAAACAAAGAATTAAACAAACTGAGCTGGTAATAAAAAAAACCGACTTAGCAGTCTTAATGCTTGAACACACATCAGATGGTGATTTTGAAAAAAACCTACTGAATAAACTAAACAAACAAAAGATTCCAACAGTACTTGTCTTAAACAAAACGGATTTAATTTCTGAAGAGCAATTTTCTCAAATAACTAAAGTATACGCTGATACTAAACAAAATATTTACCCTACGTCTATAGTGAATAACCTTGGTGTAGAAGAAGTCAAAAATGCTATTATAAAAGAACTAGAAGCAAAAATACCAGAGCCTGCAATACTACTAAATTTACTTGCCCCTGGAGACAATGTAGTCCTTGTAATTCCTATTGATGCAGAAGCTCCCAAGGGGAGACTAATTTTACCTCAAGTGCAAACTATCCGAGAATG
It contains:
- the hydF gene encoding [FeFe] hydrogenase H-cluster maturation GTPase HydF yields the protein MNETPKGNRIHIAIFGKRNVGKSSFLNSMLGQPMSIVSEIPGTTTDPIEKAYELQPIGPVLLIDTAGLDDEGELGKQRIKQTELVIKKTDLAVLMLEHTSDGDFEKNLLNKLNKQKIPTVLVLNKTDLISEEQFSQITKVYADTKQNIYPTSIVNNLGVEEVKNAIIKELEAKIPEPAILLNLLAPGDNVVLVIPIDAEAPKGRLILPQVQTIRECLDANIPCTVVKEKDLHHTLTQVLKKQPKIVITDSQAFEQSNTDVPENILLTSFSILLARQKGDLNKYVRGVNQINKLKNGDKILVAELCSHKPITEDIGRVKIPRWLKQYTGLDLVFDFAVGAKPEFTAKDYALVIQCGGCMVNRTLIMNRIDDLSKEDIPVTNYGILIAYLHGILERALKPFPSALEELENVN